In Melospiza melodia melodia isolate bMelMel2 unplaced genomic scaffold, bMelMel2.pri scaffold_18, whole genome shotgun sequence, the following are encoded in one genomic region:
- the LOC134433390 gene encoding olfactory receptor 14A2-like, translating into LHYGTLLGSRACAHMAGAAWASAFLNALLLTANTFSLPLCHGNALGQFFCEIPQILKLSCSHSKLRELGLIVVGACITIGCFVFIIFSYVQIFRAVLRIPSEKGQHKAFSTCLPHLAVVSLFVSTAAFAYLKPPSISSPSLDLAVSVLYSVVPPFLEWNS; encoded by the exons ctgcactacgggaccctcctgggcagcagagcttgtgcccacatggcaggagctgcctgggccagtgcctttctgaatgccctgctgctcacagccaatacattttccttgcccctgtgccatggcaatgccctgggccagttcttctgtgaaatcccacagatcctcaagctctcctgctcacactccaaactcagggaacttgggctcattgtggtTGGTGCCTGTATAACtattggctgttttgtgttcattattttctcctatgtgcagatcttcagggctgtgctgaggatcccctctgagaagggacagcacaaagccttttccacctgtctccctcacctggccgtggtctccctctttgtcagcactgcagccttcgcctacctgaagcccccctccatctcctccccatcccttgatctggcAGTTTCAGTTCTGTACTCTGTAGTtccccca TTTTTGGAATGGAACTCGTGA